In Blastopirellula sp. J2-11, a single genomic region encodes these proteins:
- a CDS encoding UbiX family flavin prenyltransferase produces MSYVSPIVLGITGASGAVYARRLLNVLIHAGYDVDLSISVSGRAVWLQELNVELDLKKFDARSIVDDSPAANDRRLAATMEKNRPQRRGELRYYHYSNFLAPIASGSAKSHGMVICPCSGGTLSGVVHGASDNLIQRAADVHLKERRRLILVPRETPLSLIYLDNLRKAAEAGAVVLPAMPGWYHGVESLDDLIDFIVARILDQLDIPHAMMRRWGSDDSAN; encoded by the coding sequence ATGAGCTACGTCTCTCCGATCGTGCTGGGGATCACCGGCGCCAGCGGCGCGGTCTACGCTCGGCGCTTGCTGAACGTGCTGATTCATGCCGGCTATGACGTGGATCTGTCGATCAGCGTCTCGGGACGCGCCGTCTGGCTGCAAGAGTTGAATGTCGAACTCGACTTGAAGAAGTTCGACGCTCGCTCGATCGTGGATGACAGCCCAGCGGCCAACGACCGACGATTGGCCGCCACGATGGAGAAAAATCGACCGCAGCGCCGCGGCGAACTCCGTTATTACCACTACAGCAATTTTCTGGCGCCGATCGCCAGCGGATCGGCCAAATCGCACGGCATGGTGATCTGTCCATGTTCCGGCGGAACGCTCAGCGGCGTCGTTCACGGAGCCAGCGATAACTTGATCCAACGCGCCGCCGATGTCCATTTAAAAGAACGCCGTCGCTTGATCCTGGTCCCGCGTGAGACGCCGTTGTCGCTGATCTACCTCGACAACCTGCGCAAGGCCGCCGAAGCTGGCGCCGTCGTCTTGCCGGCGATGCCGGGCTGGTATCACGGCGTCGAATCGCTCGACGATTTGATCGATTTCATCGTGGCGCGAATCTTGGATCAGCTGGATATACCGCACGCAATGATGCGACGATGGGGGAGCGATGATTCAGCGAATTAG
- the ubiE gene encoding bifunctional demethylmenaquinone methyltransferase/2-methoxy-6-polyprenyl-1,4-benzoquinol methylase UbiE, with protein MVVDKSETRVRRMFAEIAGKYDRMNHLLSMNVDRYWRWRTVKIVPPTGDAPILDVCTGTGDLALAYYRAAKGKVRVDATDFCPEMLEVGEEKKNRAKIGDMIRFQEADTQALPFKDDTFQIVSVAFGLRNVTNTDLGLSEMTRVCRPGGKIAVLEFSIPTWQPFKAFYLWYFRNILPMLGRLFAKNREDAYKYLPDSVGEFPYGEALAERMRAAGLQDVFYKSLTFGIATLYVGTK; from the coding sequence ATGGTCGTCGACAAATCGGAAACGCGCGTCCGGCGAATGTTCGCCGAAATTGCCGGAAAATACGACCGGATGAATCACCTTCTGTCGATGAATGTCGACCGCTATTGGCGCTGGCGAACCGTGAAAATCGTCCCTCCAACGGGCGACGCTCCGATCTTGGACGTCTGCACCGGCACCGGCGATTTGGCGCTGGCCTACTACCGCGCGGCGAAGGGAAAAGTGCGGGTCGATGCGACCGACTTCTGCCCAGAAATGCTAGAAGTGGGGGAAGAGAAAAAAAACCGCGCCAAAATCGGCGACATGATTCGTTTTCAGGAAGCGGATACGCAAGCGCTGCCGTTTAAGGACGACACGTTTCAAATTGTCTCGGTCGCATTTGGTCTGCGCAATGTGACCAATACCGATCTGGGGCTAAGCGAAATGACGCGCGTCTGTCGACCAGGCGGCAAGATCGCCGTGCTCGAGTTTTCGATTCCGACCTGGCAACCGTTTAAAGCGTTTTACCTATGGTACTTCCGCAACATCCTGCCGATGCTGGGGCGACTGTTCGCCAAGAATCGCGAAGACGCTTACAAGTATTTGCCTGATAGCGTCGGCGAGTTTCCGTATGGCGAAGCGCTGGCCGAGCGAATGCGGGCCGCCGGACTTCAGGACGTCTTCTACAAGTCGCTGACGTTTGGCATCGCCACGCTCTACGTGGGGACCAAATGA
- a CDS encoding type 1 glutamine amidotransferase, whose translation MPKRLSYLLVQIRNADDPIRSQEIACFAHALQCEPTQIEPFDLLAGAPSERQLAEIDMVMIGGSGHYSVAEDADWLELALAGLRRIVEIDIPLFGSCWGFQALSRALGGRVIHDLEHAELGTHELFLTEAGRNDPIFSALGQRFQAYMGHEDRVIQLPSGVELLASSESVPQQAFRVTGKPIYCTQFHPELTVDTLLERVRAYPEYCEKIAGVPYEEFEATCVAAPETEGLLMAFQREFLGR comes from the coding sequence ATGCCAAAACGCCTAAGCTATCTGCTAGTGCAGATCCGAAACGCCGATGATCCGATTCGCAGTCAAGAGATCGCCTGTTTTGCGCACGCGCTGCAGTGCGAGCCAACGCAGATCGAACCATTCGATCTGCTTGCCGGCGCGCCCAGCGAACGGCAGCTGGCCGAGATCGATATGGTGATGATCGGCGGCAGCGGGCACTACTCGGTCGCAGAGGATGCCGATTGGCTGGAACTGGCGCTCGCCGGGCTGCGCCGGATCGTCGAGATCGATATTCCCCTGTTCGGCTCCTGCTGGGGATTTCAGGCGTTATCCAGAGCGCTCGGCGGCCGGGTGATTCATGATCTGGAACATGCCGAACTCGGCACGCATGAACTCTTTCTGACGGAAGCAGGCCGGAACGATCCCATCTTCTCCGCACTGGGCCAGCGATTTCAGGCGTACATGGGTCATGAAGATCGCGTAATCCAGCTGCCCTCTGGCGTCGAATTGCTTGCTTCGAGCGAAAGTGTCCCGCAACAAGCGTTTCGCGTCACCGGCAAACCGATCTACTGCACGCAATTTCACCCCGAACTGACGGTCGATACGCTGCTGGAACGAGTACGCGCCTATCCCGAGTACTGCGAAAAAATCGCTGGCGTACCGTATGAGGAGTTTGAAGCAACTTGCGTCGCGGCGCCAGAGACCGAGGGGTTGCTGATGGCGTTCCAGCGGGAATTTCTGGGAAGATAA
- a CDS encoding thiamine phosphate synthase → MPDEQQPVNAQSTIAAWRAIDAAANRAAEGLRVVEDFVRFGLDDRHLTTIVKNIRHDLAAALQQFSSETLHSARDTQADVGVTVTTSGEQARTHLAQTATSNLKRAQQSLRTLEEFSKLVQPKVSAHFEQLRYRSYTLEKGITMTQENRERLASARLYALIDGCQNAENFSQIVADLIAGGVDIVQLRDKTLDDRTLLARARQLREITAATSTFAIVNDRCDIAALADADGVHVGQEELSVKEARAILGVGKLIGVSTHSIDQARLAVLDGADYIGVGPTFPSQTKSFDQFPGLDLVRQVAGEIRLPAFAIGGITLENVGQVVEAGISRVAVSGAIAGVNDPREAAKEMKRRLIVKND, encoded by the coding sequence ATGCCAGACGAACAACAACCAGTCAACGCACAATCGACCATCGCCGCCTGGCGAGCGATCGACGCCGCCGCCAATCGCGCGGCCGAAGGACTGCGGGTTGTCGAAGATTTCGTCCGCTTTGGCTTGGATGATCGTCACTTGACCACGATCGTCAAAAACATCCGGCATGATCTGGCGGCGGCGTTGCAACAGTTTTCGTCCGAAACTCTGCACAGCGCAAGAGATACGCAAGCCGATGTCGGCGTGACCGTCACCACCAGCGGCGAACAAGCCCGAACCCATCTTGCCCAAACTGCCACATCAAATCTCAAACGGGCCCAACAGTCGCTCCGGACGCTGGAAGAGTTCAGCAAGCTGGTCCAACCGAAGGTCTCCGCCCATTTCGAGCAGTTGCGATATCGCAGTTACACGCTCGAAAAGGGGATCACCATGACGCAGGAAAATCGCGAACGGCTGGCGAGCGCTCGACTCTATGCTTTGATCGACGGCTGCCAAAATGCGGAAAATTTTTCCCAAATAGTCGCTGATTTGATCGCCGGCGGAGTCGATATCGTGCAGTTGCGCGATAAGACGCTCGACGATCGAACTTTACTGGCGCGAGCACGACAGTTGCGTGAAATCACGGCCGCGACGTCCACCTTCGCCATCGTGAACGACCGCTGCGACATCGCCGCATTGGCTGATGCCGACGGCGTCCATGTCGGGCAAGAGGAACTCTCAGTGAAGGAGGCCCGTGCGATTCTCGGCGTCGGCAAGCTGATCGGCGTCTCGACCCACAGCATCGATCAGGCCCGCCTCGCGGTTCTGGATGGCGCAGACTACATCGGAGTTGGCCCGACGTTTCCGTCGCAGACCAAGTCGTTCGACCAGTTTCCAGGTCTTGATCTGGTTCGTCAGGTTGCCGGCGAGATCCGGTTGCCAGCGTTCGCGATCGGAGGGATCACGCTCGAAAATGTGGGACAAGTGGTTGAAGCCGGGATCTCGCGAGTTGCGGTGAGTGGGGCGATTGCGGGGGTGAACGATCCGCGCGAAGCTGCCAAGGAAATGAAAAGGCGACTCATCGTCAAAAATGATTAA
- a CDS encoding phosphatidylinositol-specific phospholipase C/glycerophosphodiester phosphodiesterase family protein, translated as MSLLRLVVTLPLAVVGILLAVDARAEEAPLVLLRAHAHNDFHHQRPLFDALDHGFNSVEADVYLIGDQLLVAHWYHELNPRRTLETLYLDPLRKRVREGHGRVHPGSPPFRLLIDIHGDGEKVYAALAKTLGQYADILTQVRDGKVETRAIQVVASGSRPHHTIAQETLRFVGIDGRLHDLGSAAPPHLMPLISGDWRSHFSWKGKGKIPAAEREKLQRLVRQAHQEGRQIRFWGTPATIAMWKVLDDCGVDVIHTDNLTKLTNYLTASQTAQENQGR; from the coding sequence TTGAGCCTGCTTCGTCTGGTTGTTACGCTTCCACTCGCGGTTGTCGGAATATTGCTCGCCGTTGATGCTCGCGCGGAAGAGGCGCCTTTGGTGTTGCTGCGTGCGCACGCGCACAACGACTTTCATCACCAGCGCCCGCTCTTCGACGCACTCGACCATGGCTTCAACAGCGTTGAAGCGGACGTTTACCTGATTGGGGATCAGTTGCTCGTCGCCCACTGGTATCACGAACTAAATCCGCGCCGAACGCTAGAGACGCTTTATCTTGATCCGCTGCGAAAACGGGTGCGAGAGGGTCACGGTCGGGTTCACCCAGGCTCTCCGCCGTTTCGCCTGTTGATCGATATCCACGGGGATGGCGAAAAAGTTTACGCAGCGCTTGCCAAAACGCTGGGCCAATATGCTGATATTTTGACGCAGGTCCGCGACGGCAAAGTCGAAACGCGTGCGATCCAGGTCGTCGCCTCCGGCAGTCGTCCGCATCACACGATCGCCCAAGAAACCTTGCGTTTTGTCGGCATCGATGGCCGGCTACATGATTTGGGCAGCGCAGCGCCGCCCCACTTGATGCCGCTGATCAGCGGCGACTGGAGGTCGCATTTTTCCTGGAAAGGGAAGGGGAAGATCCCCGCGGCCGAAAGAGAAAAATTGCAGCGATTGGTTCGTCAGGCGCATCAAGAGGGTCGCCAAATTCGCTTTTGGGGAACGCCTGCTACGATCGCGATGTGGAAAGTACTGGATGATTGCGGCGTGGACGTGATCCATACCGACAATCTGACGAAGCTGACCAACTATCTAACAGCGAGCCAGACGGCGCAAGAAAACCAAGGTCGGTGA
- a CDS encoding ATP-dependent Clp protease ATP-binding subunit — MYERFTDRARKVMQLANQEAQRFNHEYIGTEHILLGLIKEGSGVAANVLKTLEVDLRKIRLEVEKLVQSGPDMVTMGKLPQTPRAKKVIEYSMEEARNLNHNYVGTEHILLGLLREQEGVAAQVLMNLGLKLEDVREEVLNLLGHGMEGDGGREGRGQPESSSDPAAAKGSKSKTPALDSFGRDLTELAKQGKLDPVIGREREIERAIQVLCRRTKNNPVLLGEAGVGKTAIVEGFAQRVIDGDIPELLAEKRIVVLDLAMMVAGTKYRGQFEERIKAVMNEVRRAKNTILFIDELHTLVGAGGAEGAIDAANVLKPALARGEIQCIGATTLDEYRKYIEKDSALARRFQEIQVDPASKDETVEILKGLRDRYEEHHNVQITDDAVVAAAEYSDRYITGRCLPDKAIDVIDEAGARVRLRVMTRPPDLKEIDEEVETLNRKKEQAVADQDFEKAAALRDQADKLKKKKDSIIKEWQEKSRQKDGVVDEEVIAEVVSKMTGIPLTRMTTEDTMRLMQMEDELHRKVISQDDAIKAVSKAVRRSRSGLKDPKRPTGCFVFAGPTGVGKTLLAKALAEFMFGDADALIQIDMSEYMEKHNVSRLIGAPPGYVGYEEGGQLTEKIRRRPYAVVLLDEIEKAHPDVFNMLLQVMEEGRLTDSFGRNVDFRNVILIMTTNAGAGAIKNESAFGFQAPEEGAEYDSMKHRVEEEIGKVFRPEFINRVDKTIIFHHLTREDLKLVIDLELSKVRERLSERGYDLVLTDKAKELIIKRSNQSDKGNDFGARPLRRTIENSIEDPLSEELLKGEFQGMDQIVVDAVENDEGKMTRLDFKGALSEKEAEPVAAGGTEESK, encoded by the coding sequence ATGTACGAAAGATTTACCGATCGCGCTCGGAAGGTGATGCAGCTGGCGAACCAAGAAGCGCAGCGGTTCAACCACGAGTACATCGGCACCGAGCATATCTTGCTTGGGCTGATCAAAGAAGGCAGCGGAGTCGCCGCCAACGTACTCAAGACGTTGGAAGTCGATCTCCGCAAAATTCGACTCGAAGTCGAGAAACTCGTCCAAAGCGGACCCGATATGGTCACGATGGGGAAACTTCCCCAGACCCCGCGGGCCAAAAAAGTGATCGAGTACTCGATGGAAGAGGCTCGCAATCTGAACCACAACTATGTCGGCACTGAGCATATCTTGCTGGGCCTCTTGCGTGAGCAAGAAGGAGTCGCCGCCCAGGTTCTGATGAACCTTGGTTTGAAACTCGAAGACGTTCGCGAAGAAGTTCTCAACCTGCTGGGTCACGGCATGGAAGGGGACGGCGGACGCGAAGGTCGCGGTCAACCCGAGAGCAGCTCGGATCCGGCCGCCGCCAAAGGGAGCAAGTCGAAAACGCCGGCGCTCGACAGCTTTGGTCGCGATCTGACCGAACTCGCCAAGCAAGGCAAGCTCGATCCGGTCATCGGCCGCGAACGAGAAATCGAACGCGCCATTCAGGTTTTGTGCCGCCGCACCAAGAACAACCCGGTTTTGCTGGGTGAAGCCGGCGTCGGTAAGACGGCGATCGTGGAAGGTTTCGCCCAACGCGTGATCGACGGCGACATTCCGGAACTGCTGGCCGAAAAGCGGATCGTCGTGTTGGACTTGGCGATGATGGTCGCCGGCACCAAATACCGCGGTCAGTTTGAAGAACGCATCAAAGCGGTCATGAACGAAGTTCGCCGCGCCAAGAACACGATCTTGTTCATCGACGAACTTCATACGTTGGTCGGAGCCGGCGGCGCAGAAGGCGCTATCGACGCGGCGAACGTGCTGAAGCCCGCGTTGGCGCGCGGTGAAATTCAATGCATCGGCGCCACGACGCTCGACGAGTACCGGAAGTACATCGAAAAAGATAGCGCTCTGGCTCGCCGTTTCCAAGAGATTCAGGTCGATCCGGCCTCGAAGGACGAAACGGTCGAGATCCTCAAGGGTCTGCGTGATCGGTACGAAGAGCACCACAACGTGCAAATCACCGACGACGCGGTCGTGGCCGCGGCCGAATACTCGGATCGTTACATCACCGGACGCTGCCTGCCGGACAAAGCGATCGACGTAATCGACGAAGCGGGCGCCCGCGTCCGACTGCGCGTGATGACCCGACCGCCGGATCTGAAAGAAATTGACGAAGAAGTCGAAACGCTGAACCGCAAAAAAGAACAAGCGGTCGCCGATCAAGACTTCGAGAAAGCGGCGGCCCTGCGCGATCAGGCCGACAAGCTGAAGAAGAAAAAAGATTCGATCATCAAAGAATGGCAAGAGAAGTCGCGTCAGAAAGATGGCGTCGTCGATGAAGAAGTCATCGCCGAAGTCGTCTCGAAAATGACCGGCATCCCGCTGACCCGGATGACGACCGAAGACACGATGCGTCTGATGCAGATGGAAGACGAACTCCATCGCAAGGTCATCAGCCAAGACGACGCGATCAAAGCGGTGTCGAAGGCGGTCCGCCGCAGTCGCAGCGGTTTGAAAGATCCGAAGCGTCCGACCGGCTGCTTTGTCTTCGCAGGTCCAACCGGCGTGGGTAAGACGTTGCTCGCCAAGGCGCTGGCCGAATTCATGTTCGGCGACGCTGACGCGCTCATTCAAATTGACATGAGCGAGTACATGGAGAAGCACAACGTCAGCCGTTTGATCGGTGCTCCTCCCGGATACGTCGGCTACGAAGAAGGCGGTCAACTGACCGAGAAGATTCGTCGTCGTCCGTACGCCGTGGTGTTGCTCGACGAAATTGAGAAGGCTCACCCTGACGTCTTCAACATGCTGCTGCAAGTGATGGAAGAAGGCCGTTTGACCGACAGCTTCGGTCGTAACGTCGACTTCCGCAACGTCATCTTGATCATGACCACCAACGCTGGCGCTGGTGCGATCAAGAACGAATCGGCTTTCGGCTTCCAAGCTCCGGAAGAAGGCGCCGAGTACGACAGCATGAAGCATCGCGTCGAGGAAGAGATTGGCAAAGTCTTCCGTCCTGAGTTCATCAACCGCGTCGACAAGACGATCATCTTCCATCACCTGACACGGGAAGATCTGAAGCTGGTCATCGACCTGGAATTGAGCAAAGTTCGCGAACGTCTCTCCGAACGTGGTTACGACCTCGTCCTGACCGACAAAGCGAAAGAGCTGATTATCAAACGCAGCAACCAGAGCGACAAAGGCAATGACTTTGGCGCCCGACCGCTGCGTCGTACGATCGAAAATTCGATCGAAGATCCGTTGTCCGAAGAACTGCTCAAAGGCGAGTTCCAAGGGATGGATCAGATCGTCGTCGACGCCGTCGAAAACGACGAAGGCAAGATGACCCGACTCGACTTCAAAGGCGCGCTCAGCGAAAAAGAAGCCGAACCGGTCGCCGCCGGCGGAACCGAAGAGTCGAAGTAA
- a CDS encoding tetratricopeptide repeat protein has product MLNSPWIYCLWPGLTETWVYGRWQGLVWAGGFALLLNTALILHGVWPELVGETIHHSIWYVVTAVWATSTGWSIYRVARGGFQPLDESVEALFHAAQNEYLQGQWHQAEATLLRLLARDARDAEARLMLATLYRHTQQYDAALEAIAKLIKLDAAGRWWAEIQRERRLLADRMGDSDEPNESPQASKPEAAVESEHSEAAPSTEAA; this is encoded by the coding sequence ATGCTAAATTCGCCATGGATATATTGCCTGTGGCCAGGACTTACGGAAACGTGGGTATATGGTCGCTGGCAAGGGCTCGTGTGGGCCGGCGGTTTCGCGCTGTTATTAAATACAGCGTTGATTCTGCACGGCGTTTGGCCAGAGCTCGTGGGCGAAACGATACATCACAGCATTTGGTACGTAGTCACCGCAGTATGGGCGACTTCAACCGGATGGAGTATCTATCGTGTCGCTCGCGGCGGTTTTCAACCGCTCGACGAGTCGGTCGAGGCCTTGTTTCATGCGGCCCAAAACGAATACTTACAAGGACAATGGCACCAGGCCGAAGCAACTTTGCTTCGTTTGCTCGCGCGGGATGCACGCGATGCGGAAGCGCGTCTGATGCTGGCGACCTTGTATCGGCACACGCAGCAATATGACGCGGCGCTCGAAGCGATCGCCAAGTTAATCAAGCTGGATGCGGCCGGACGCTGGTGGGCGGAGATTCAGAGAGAACGACGCTTGCTGGCCGATCGAATGGGTGACAGCGACGAACCCAATGAATCGCCGCAAGCATCCAAACCAGAAGCAGCAGTGGAAAGTGAGCACAGCGAAGCGGCGCCGTCTACCGAGGCGGCATAG
- a CDS encoding NAD(P)/FAD-dependent oxidoreductase, with product MKGDTHRVVIIGGGFGGLFAARSLKSSPVHVKLVDRRNFHLFQPLLYQVATGGLSPANIATPLRRILVRQRNTEVVMADVADFDPVNRKVILHDGEVEYDSLIVAAGAETGYFGNCEWAKTAPGLKSIEDATEIRRKILSAFEQAERATDKTEQAELMTFVIVGGGPTGVELAGALAEISRQTMKNDFRNITPSDARIILVDAGERVLSPFPPELSENARMSLTKLGVEVNNHHKVKLVEEGSVVVTHEDQETTIRAKTIIWAAGVQASPLGRKLAERTGAKTDRGGRVIVEPDCTLAGYPEIFVIGDMACFPHQGEHPLPGVAPVAMQQGKYAAKTIVDRIQQKPSQPFHYSDPGSLATIGRSKAVAVLGKWKFTGFVAWVLWLVVHLMQLIQFENRLLVLMQWSWAYSTFNHSARLITGEDYRQEELDDILRS from the coding sequence ATGAAGGGCGATACGCATCGAGTTGTGATTATCGGTGGCGGCTTCGGCGGCCTCTTTGCTGCGCGCAGTTTAAAGTCATCCCCTGTTCACGTAAAACTGGTGGATCGGCGCAACTTCCACTTGTTTCAGCCGCTGCTTTATCAAGTTGCGACCGGCGGTCTCTCTCCCGCGAATATTGCGACTCCGCTGCGACGCATCTTGGTTCGTCAGCGCAATACCGAAGTCGTCATGGCCGATGTCGCCGACTTTGACCCTGTCAACCGCAAAGTAATTTTGCATGACGGCGAAGTTGAATATGATTCGCTGATTGTGGCCGCCGGCGCCGAAACCGGCTACTTCGGCAACTGCGAATGGGCGAAGACGGCGCCAGGTTTGAAATCGATTGAAGATGCGACCGAGATCCGCCGCAAAATCCTCTCCGCCTTCGAACAAGCGGAGCGTGCGACCGACAAGACTGAGCAAGCCGAACTTATGACGTTCGTGATTGTCGGCGGCGGTCCAACCGGCGTCGAACTTGCCGGCGCGTTGGCCGAAATTTCGCGGCAAACCATGAAGAATGACTTTCGAAATATTACGCCCTCTGATGCGCGCATCATCTTGGTCGACGCCGGTGAGCGCGTCCTCTCTCCCTTTCCGCCAGAGCTTTCTGAAAATGCGCGGATGTCGCTCACCAAGCTCGGCGTCGAGGTAAACAACCACCACAAGGTCAAACTGGTCGAAGAAGGCTCGGTCGTCGTGACTCACGAAGATCAAGAGACGACCATCCGCGCCAAAACCATTATCTGGGCGGCCGGCGTTCAGGCTTCCCCCTTGGGACGCAAGCTGGCCGAACGCACCGGCGCGAAGACGGATCGCGGCGGTCGCGTGATAGTTGAACCAGACTGCACGCTGGCCGGTTATCCCGAGATCTTTGTTATCGGCGACATGGCTTGCTTTCCGCATCAGGGTGAACACCCGCTTCCCGGCGTCGCCCCCGTCGCGATGCAGCAAGGCAAATACGCCGCGAAAACCATCGTCGATCGCATTCAGCAAAAGCCGTCCCAACCGTTCCACTACAGCGATCCCGGCAGCCTGGCGACCATCGGCCGATCGAAAGCCGTCGCCGTCCTTGGCAAATGGAAATTCACCGGCTTCGTCGCTTGGGTCCTTTGGCTGGTCGTTCACTTGATGCAATTGATCCAGTTCGAGAACCGCTTGCTGGTGCTGATGCAATGGAGCTGGGCTTACTCCACATTCAATCACTCGGCCCGACTGATCACTGGCGAAGATTATCGCCAGGAAGAGCTGGATGATATTCTGAGATCATGA
- a CDS encoding UbiA-like polyprenyltransferase: MIQRISDILAMIRFSHTVFAMPFALLAAVMAWNAPAPAGVDIRFSWRELLGIVLCMVFARSAAMALNRLADRKIDAENPRTQTRHIPAGILSVSEVTLFTVACSIGFVASTLLFWPNWLPLVLSVPVLLFLFGYSYTKRWTALAHFWLGASLMLAPIAAWIAIRGAAILADPLDLLPAVTLGAAVLLWVAGFDIIYACQDAQFDRDAKLHSVPSTFGVAGALRIAAACHALMIGALALLPVVYPMLGLIYWLGVAAVASLLIYEHALVRPDDLSRVNLAFFHVNTIVGVGLFVVTTIDLLLW; encoded by the coding sequence ATGATTCAGCGAATTAGCGACATCCTGGCGATGATCCGCTTCAGCCACACCGTCTTTGCGATGCCGTTCGCCTTATTAGCGGCGGTGATGGCCTGGAACGCTCCGGCCCCAGCAGGAGTCGACATTCGCTTCTCGTGGCGCGAACTGCTGGGGATCGTGCTGTGCATGGTCTTTGCTCGCAGCGCAGCGATGGCTCTCAACCGACTAGCCGATCGCAAGATTGACGCGGAGAATCCTCGCACGCAAACGCGGCATATCCCTGCCGGAATATTGTCCGTTAGCGAAGTGACGTTGTTTACGGTCGCCTGTTCGATCGGCTTTGTCGCGTCAACGCTGCTCTTTTGGCCCAATTGGCTGCCGCTGGTATTGTCGGTACCGGTACTGCTCTTCTTGTTCGGGTACAGCTATACGAAACGCTGGACCGCGCTGGCTCACTTTTGGTTGGGCGCGTCATTGATGTTGGCGCCGATCGCCGCGTGGATTGCGATTCGCGGAGCGGCGATCTTGGCCGATCCGCTGGATCTGTTGCCGGCAGTCACCCTTGGCGCCGCAGTGTTGCTGTGGGTCGCTGGGTTCGACATTATCTATGCTTGTCAGGACGCCCAATTTGATCGTGACGCCAAGCTGCATAGCGTTCCGTCGACCTTTGGCGTTGCTGGCGCATTGCGGATCGCAGCCGCTTGCCATGCGTTGATGATCGGAGCGCTGGCGCTGTTGCCGGTCGTCTATCCAATGCTGGGGCTGATCTATTGGCTGGGAGTCGCAGCGGTCGCGAGCTTGTTGATTTACGAACATGCGCTCGTCCGCCCTGACGATTTGTCGCGGGTCAATCTCGCCTTCTTTCATGTGAACACAATTGTCGGCGTCGGCCTATTTGTGGTGACGACGATCGATCTGCTGCTTTGGTAG
- a CDS encoding 2-phosphosulfolactate phosphatase encodes MPPTIYVHLLPELASEETLAGSTAVVIDVLRATTTIVHMLAAGADHVSPCISIEDAKEKASLIDGALLGGERGGVRIDGFDLGNSPTEYSRDIVAGHPVIFTTTNGTKAMQRCQRASRILIGAFVNLSAVCRELSDAENVHLVCAGTAGEVTREDVLLAGAIVDLMTATGQWEVNDAAQIAADAWRTAQENLVAVPLVERLQKSRGGRNVLAIGLENDIQIAATLDKFDLVPELDAESWEIRLR; translated from the coding sequence ATGCCGCCGACGATCTACGTACATCTACTGCCGGAACTCGCCTCGGAAGAAACTCTCGCTGGATCGACCGCTGTTGTGATCGACGTGCTGCGAGCGACGACCACGATCGTGCATATGCTGGCCGCCGGCGCCGATCATGTATCGCCTTGCATCTCGATCGAAGACGCCAAAGAGAAAGCCTCGCTGATCGACGGGGCGTTGCTTGGCGGCGAACGCGGAGGCGTGCGGATCGATGGGTTTGATCTCGGCAATTCGCCCACCGAGTATTCTCGCGACATCGTCGCCGGCCATCCGGTCATCTTTACGACCACCAACGGCACCAAAGCGATGCAGCGCTGCCAGCGGGCGAGCCGCATTTTGATCGGCGCTTTCGTCAATCTTTCGGCCGTCTGCCGCGAACTTTCGGACGCCGAAAACGTCCATCTGGTTTGTGCGGGCACCGCCGGAGAGGTGACGCGCGAAGATGTCTTGCTCGCCGGCGCCATCGTTGACCTGATGACCGCGACCGGCCAGTGGGAAGTCAACGACGCCGCCCAGATCGCCGCCGACGCTTGGCGAACCGCCCAGGAGAACCTGGTCGCAGTGCCGCTGGTCGAACGATTGCAAAAGAGCCGCGGCGGCCGCAACGTCTTGGCGATCGGCCTGGAAAACGATATCCAGATCGCCGCGACCCTCGACAAGTTTGACTTGGTTCCAGAGTTGGACGCGGAGTCCTGGGAAATACGTCTCCGGTAG